A single genomic interval of Anopheles marshallii chromosome 2, idAnoMarsDA_429_01, whole genome shotgun sequence harbors:
- the LOC128719973 gene encoding keratin-associated protein 16-1-like, whose amino-acid sequence MCDPCCGPCDPCYSSCYPCSPKPCKSRELRGGILISNCECLKRNGLQHDCPRSECQAKPCCLTKPEASCCPSQWARRYRFVTMGKKSNPVRPSPKCCLPTGGGGCNPCPIDPACCVPCYDPCCGPCGPCEPCTPCGPCGPCTPCGPCGPCDPCFPPVCGPVCDPCCPPVCDPSYPPVCDPSCSVPYYPLKRIRSAVRQPTPRPKMAKTNWYCPPWYKICNAPAPCRYSAPCKAHCYNVERFCYRSR is encoded by the exons ATGTGCGATCCGTGCTGTGGTCCCTGCGATCCCTGCTACTCCTCCTGCTATCCTTGC TCGCCTAAACCATGCAAGAGCCGCGAACTGCGCGGTGGCATCCTCATCTCAAACTGCGAGTGTCTCAAGCGGAACGGTCTGCAGCACGATTGTCCGCGTTCTGAATGTCAG GCAAAACCATGCTGTCTTACCAAACCGGAAGCATCTTGCTGTCCGTCGCAATGGGCCCGACGTTATCGATTTGTGACGATGGGTAAGAAGAGCAATCCGGTACGTCCATCACCGAAATGCTGCCTTCCAACCGGTGGTGGCGGTTGCAATCCTTGCCCGATCGATCCTGCCTGTTGTGTTCCGTGCTATGATCCTTGCTGTGGACCCTGCGGTCCATGCGAACCTTGTACTCCATGCGGACCATGTGGACCTTGTACTCCATGCGGACCATGTGGACCTTGCGATCCATGCTTTCCACCAGTATGTGGCCCTGTTTGTGATCCGTGCTGTCCTCCGGTTTGCGATCCTAGTTATCCACCAGTGTGTGATCCTTCCTGCAGCGTCCCATACT ATCCGTTGAAACGTATCCGGTCGGCGGTACGACAACCAACACCAAGACCAAAGATGGCCAAAACCAATTGGTACTGCCCGCCATGGTATAAGATCTGTAATGCACCGGCACCCTGTCGTTACTCGGCACCTTGCAAGGCTCATTGCTATAATGTGGAACGTTTTTGTTACCGATCTAGATGA
- the LOC128708736 gene encoding uncharacterized protein LOC128708736 — protein sequence MVKPAARIVIKFLELLGCVACVITKIITDHESRRVFVRNQKLSREWSLIHNITWSSGGNAFTNIVYGGYTIVIALMLITRCVDAKSRPTLFEKIVLSLGTLLFFAAGGLVFASIDQVHPDLHDNAIILGCLSFAVAILFVIDLSDPLARMTAHMTQTETSTLTATDTPDRAISKKDVSTDMEPTVFVVSKPDPNGHLLQPLHQHQDHAHHEYPDSPLNRSEESIVERKVYPSAQVPVFAHVRAPEESRRIAGKEIKYLPRHDYRDRRNYRDAGPASYATNRPATNQPNGQQTRQQHTSVPSSSYHDNDSFVEDIQPSRRSTYVPADKFDQEAMQMSSAPNHHRMRPPPPTKPLNVIRTHFGSNHSSPNDSQHSAECRCSQRSTSTRRMEDSGRDEFDSPPIRPGFVANAAKKWDDRARSKSQPIVGLNTMV from the exons ATGGTGAAACCGGCGGCAAGAATAGTGATAAAGTTTCTAGAATTA TTAGGTTGTGTGGCGTGTGTGATTACGAAGATTATCACCGACCATGAGTCacggcgtgtgtttgtgcgaaaCCAGAAGCTATCGCG AGAATGGAGCTTGATACACAACATAACCTGGAGCAGCGGAGGAAATGCATTTACAAACATCGTCTACGGGGGATACACGATAGTCATCGCACTAATGCTAATTACAAG ATGCGTCGATGCCAAATCACGTCCGACTTTGTTTGAGAAGATTGTACTATCGCTGGGGACACTATTGTTTTTCGCGGCAG GCGGTCTGGTGTTTGCGTCGATAGATCAGGTACATCCCGATCTGCATGATAATGCCATCATACTCGGATGCTTGTCGTTCGCCGTGGCGATCCTGTTCGTTATCGATCTGTCTGATCCGTTGGCGCGCATGACCGCACACATGACGCAAACCGAAACATCTACACTCACCGCAACCGATACACCCGATAGGGCAATTTCGAAAAAAGATGTCTCCACCGATATGGAACCGACGGTATTTGTCGTTTCCAAGCCGGATCCAAACGGTCACCTTCTGCAGCCGCTGCATCAGCACCAGGATCACGCGCACCATGAATATCCTGACTCACCACTCAACCGAAGCGAAGAATCGATCGTCGAACGGAAAGTGTACCCTTCGGCACAGGTTCCAGTGTTTGCGCACGTGCGCGCCCCCGAGGAAAGCCGAAGAATTGCAGGGAAAGAGATTAAATACCTGCCGCGGCACGATTACCGCGATAGACGAAACTATCGAGACGCTGGACCGGCGAGCTATGCGACGAATCGTCCAGCGACGAACCAACCAAATGGCCAACAGACACGGCAGCAGCACACAAGCGTCCCATCCAGCAGCTACCATGATAATGATTCGTTCGTCGAAGATATTCAGCCGTCACGCAGAAGCACCTACGTACCCGCCGACAAGTTTGACCAGGAAGCGATGCAGATGAGCAGCGCACCGAACCACCATCGAATGAGACCGCCCCCGCCGACAAAGCCTTTAAACGTAATTCGAACGCACTTTGGATCGAATCACAGCTCACCGAACGATTCGCAACACAGCGCCGAGTGCAGATGTTCGCAGCGCAGTACCAGCACGAGAAGGATGGAAGATTCTGGCCGGGATGAGTTCGACTCCCCACCCATTCGGCCCGGGTTTGTGGCCAATGCGGCAAAGAAGTGGGATGATCGGGCACGCAGCAAAAGTCAACCCATCGTTGGGCTTAATACTATGGTGTAA